TGTGACAGCTTCTTGAAGGGAAGACCCTCTAGGGTTGGCCTCTTATTATATTCTTCTCTGAAAATATCTTTAAAGAAGGCAGTAGCCTCCCTTTTGATTGTCATGGGGTCGCTTGCTGGGGTGCCATCAACCAAGACTGATGGGATTGTGTTTCTTCGTTTCCTGTTAGAGGCAACCACATGGAAAAATTTTGTGTTGCGGTCCCCCTCCTTGAGCCATTGCACTCTGGAATTTTGTGCCCAATATGTCTCTTTGCGCTTAGCCCATGACCACAGCTCAAGTTGTGTGGCTTTCTTATTTTGCAACTCACTGTCATTGAGATCCCTGGTATTGGAGATGTCATCAAAGTGTTTTATGAGTTTTTCCAGGCGATTTATATTCGATTCTATATTGCCGAATTCATTGACATTCCAGTGGAGCAGTTCTTTCTTGACTCTTTTTAGCTTTTTTCCAAAGGGGAGAGCCTCAGATTGGAGCCATGagttttttataattttcatgCATTTAGGGTCAGAGAGCCAGCAGTTCTGGGATCTGAAAGGCTTCGGTCCCCAATTTTTCTTTTGTGACTGTAGTAGCAGCGGGCAGTGGTCAGACAGATCACGATTGAGCAGGGAGACTTTTAAGTGTGGGGAGTGCGCAAGCCATTCAGGGCTTGCGAAAATTGATTAACTTTTCAAGGGCTACAATTTTCATGAAGGAAGAATTGGCCAAATATGCGATAATGATGGAGGTAATGAGGGAAACAGAAACGACAGTAGTAAAACAAAGAGTATTATGTTTTTGAGTTGTTAAGTTTAAGGCTTTATCAAATGGAGAAGATGGGTCGGTGAGGTGATTAAGTGATTGACAACATCAAGGATTTAGAAGTTTTGGCATTTTCTCACAATGACACCAGTAGAGGAAATGAATAGAAAGCTGACTATGCAATGAGGGTTAAATTGGAACTTCAATTTATGTCACCAACAAAATCACATTTTtatttaagaaaataaataaaaagctaATGACATATAactagtaaataaataaaactcatttttacaaaaataaaagtaaatttGGTGATTaatatattaaaatataattaccCTTTAATTAAAGGCTGCTTAAAAATCTGGGCTATTACATCATTTCTCAGCATTTTAACGAGAGGGATGTGAGGTGTATTCTCACCATTCCCTTTAGTGAACGGCCGACGAGGGATGTAATCACATGGGCCTATTCCAACGACGGTCTATACTCGGTGAAAACAGCGTATATGATTCGTaagtcatgcaatttagatgaTTTTCATCAAGCTTGGGTGGAGGTGTGGAAGCAAGAAGTTACACCAAAAGCACGCCACTTTCTGTGGCGGGTCTGCACAGGCACTCTGCCGGTAAGATCACTCCTGGTTCAGCGGCATATGCATAATTCCTCGAGCTGTCCCTGGTGTGAGGGAGTGGAGGAGACTGTGGAACATGCCCTCTTCGATTGTAGAACAGTGCAGCAGCTTTGGCTTGATTGTGGCTTGTCATTAGTTGATACACGGGCGGAGTTCAAGCTCCTTTGTAGAACTGATGGTGGCCTGGAAGAGTGCGAATGCCAAGGTAAAGAAGAAAGGTGCGTTTTTATGTGGCCATTATAGAAGAGGCGTAAcgataaagtcttcaaaaataaagaaactccAGCACCGATTATTTTGGACCGAGTTGTCAGACTTTCAGAGGATTTTAATAGCTACAATGCCCGCATCTATGGTGCAAAGCGACCAGCTGTTACTGCTCGTGTACCAAAGAAATGGCTCCCTCCCCCAACCAGTGTGATCAAGATAAATTGTGACGCGGCTTTGGCAGGCGATGGTTGGGTGGGGTTAGGTGCGGTGGCGAGAAATGAGAAGGGGGAGGTGCTCTTTGCAGCAGTTCGTCGAGCTAGAGGCTACTGGGATGTAAGCGTCGCAG
This Spinacia oleracea cultivar Varoflay chromosome 6, BTI_SOV_V1, whole genome shotgun sequence DNA region includes the following protein-coding sequences:
- the LOC130463511 gene encoding uncharacterized protein; its protein translation is MKEELAKYAIMMEHFNERDVRCILTIPFSERPTRDVITWAYSNDGLYSVKTAYMIRKSCNLDDFHQAWVEVWKQEVTPKARHFLWRVCTGTLPVRSLLVQRHMHNSSSCPWCEGVEETVEHALFDCRTVQQLWLDCGLSLVDTRAEFKLLCRTDGGLEECECQGKEERLSEDFNSYNARIYGAKRPAVTARVPKKWLPPPTSVIKINCDAALAGDGWVGLGAVARNEKGEVLFAAVRRARGYWDVSVAECKVVAMGVRLARKHKLANVIV